The Drosophila innubila isolate TH190305 chromosome 2L unlocalized genomic scaffold, UK_Dinn_1.0 4_B_2L, whole genome shotgun sequence genome segment aacacATAAATCATAGAGGTAACTATTACATCAAATATTGGATTTAATTAGTTacattttcaactattttttctttattaatggaagtatatttgcattttaagcaaataaatgaattcaaCAAGttgtaaacataaaatttaactcaGTTGCAACGGAATTTATGAAGAATTaaggttaatttaaaaaaaaaatttagtcaCTATTCCCAGGACTGGTTGAGGTGTTGATGAAACTCTTGCAAGTACCAAAATAACAGTGCGTAAACATAAGTTAtatacaaattgcatttttgatgatttctttgtttttatttcgaattttatgtacaaatgtTATAGCCAACGAGCAGATAGGCAGACGGGCAGGCGGGCGAGCGAGCGGGCGTTGGGCGGTTGGTTGTTTGATTCTACAAGCAATTACGCACTATTATCCTCAAGTACTCACCGCAATGTAGCTAGTGGCTTTGCGACCCACAGTTGGTGGCGCAGGAGATTTAGTAGTGGAAGATTTCTTTACCATTGTTTTGCCGGTTATTGGAGTTACCGTGCTGTTGGCACCGGCTGCCGCTCCAGCTCCGACTCCTGCGACAGCTGTGGCTGCCATTGTCCCAAGCTGTTCGGAGTGTGTGGTTGACTGCTCGGACATGTGACTGGTGCTGCCGTCGCCATCGAGATCGTCTTCAGCAATGCCATCCtcttcatcctcatcctcggGCTGGTTGTTCTCATAGAAGGCGGGATTATGATGCTCCGGCTTCAGTTCCAACTTGATGCTCAGCTTCGGCAAGTGCGGTGTCGTTTTCAATGCAATCGTTCGCGGCTTAACTGCTGTTTCTATAATCAGAGTTCGAGATAATAtttgtgcatatttttattttagatttacattaacaaattaaaaaaagtacatattgaatttaagtcaccaaagttgaaaaattagtCAGAATTAGttcattaaactttaattttcttctCAAATAGTGATCCACTATGATTATTTTCGTAAAAATGAAATAGATTCTACTAAACTGattctagaaaattttaatggtataaataaaattaatttattttccagtTTCATTTTTTGAGTAACCTTACTCGactaaaatgttaagaaacAGAAAGGAagtcgaaataaaaatatttaaatttaatttttgcattcctaaattataaattatattatattaattataaatccTATTTGCTTCCcctacatttttatatttgtagtcTTATCTGACAATATTCTTGTAGggaataattttctttttttatttatttcccaaTTACATTttaccaaatttaaatttcccaattaaatttttcatagttcatttataacttttgtattattaaacaatttctaaAAGGGTATCTTTGAATTGAAAACTCACCTGTTTGCATATTGTTGTCATGTGGCATTTGCTTGTTGCTGGCAGCGCCAGTTGCTCCATTGCCGCCCTTCTTTGTCTTCCGCTTCCTTGGTACCTTGGGTTTGGGTGCTGGCTTAATCACCTGCTGGTGCGAGGCACGTGGTGGTCCCTCCAGTTTGTGGCCCACGAGCACACACCAGCCGACGGGATAAATGTCAGCTGACTCACAATCCAGCCATTGATCATACTCATCGGTCCAGCCATCAAAGTGCACCTTGAGCAGTCGACCAACGACACGGGCCACTGTTGCCACACACACCAGTCGCGGGTCCATGAGATCAGCGCATTCTAGGCTCATTCCCGTCTCAAAGCCATGATCCGGCACCAGGCGATGGAACAAATGTTGACCAGCCGCCAGAGCGCCCGTGTCGCGTAGGTATCCCTCCCAGGTGAAGGTGCGTGCATCGTAGCCATTGGGGGGTGTCACAGTTATGTTATTGGAGTCACAGAAGCCAGCGGGAAAGATGCACGGCGACTTCTCGTGGTAGCAGAacctaaaaacataaatttatatggtttaaaaatatttattcttgtcGGGAATCTCTTGATAGGCCGGCTCACCAATCTGACCCTGAGGCATCCGGTTGATACGAGTCGATGCGTATCATCATGTAGCCGAATTTGAGGACTGCCATCACCGTGGCTGGACAAATTGACGACAGGTTAAGTGGATCAACTGCCTCCAGCTTCATGCCCTCCATAAATCCATTCGTTTTGCCATCCAAATAGTACTCATCGAAGGTGAAGTTCATCTTGAAAAGCTCTATGGTGGCATCGTCCTCATGTACCTCAATCATGGCCTCCCGACCCGCTGAAagataatacatttaaaaattatattatactaagaataaatattttttgtttatatcagGGACtaataccggaaccgttaagcGAAACTAACCgtcttaaattcaaaattttaaatctccgAAGTCCGACCAACTTAAAACTTTCATAGCTTGATTAAAACTGAGCCTTTAAGCCTTTAAATTCTCTATGTATTTTTgttctagattctactagatattgatttctatgctaagggtcccccctttgaaatttcgaaaattcaaaattttaaatctcaagttttcacttttaatcaactcgttatatcgtaattagtataaaacaacactataaacttgattctgacccctttaatttttttgtaaaaaattatgtgaaattgaacaaaaattttgacttgtaaagtgactaactccgaagtctgaccaacttcaaacagccataacatGATCAAACCTGAACCGATttccaagcggaatgtcattttgatcatgacttggccttttaattcattctgcatttaaatatttttaaattcgttcaaaaattttttttgctttaggTCTAGCTAGTTATtttgatgtcatatttattataaaacgatatctcaacatttaaaaatgtttcaaaactgatttgttgtaccgttacgtactgGTACtaataccgaaaccgaaagaaaaatactgaaatagaaccttttaccaaaatagttatttcgggacgtaccggaaccgaaaccgtaaactatttttgttttggtttgattcccaaattataaaacttttactgGCTTTCATGGAATGTATAGCGTATCAAGTTCGGGTGTGATATTCTCAAGAAATGATCAAGACTCCAAGATCTTATCCTTAAATCTTACCCAACATCCGCTCCAGATAGTCTTGAGGTGCAGCTAGGTTATGGCCAACTGTGGTGGCCCAGCCGACGGGGTGAATAATGGGGGAATCCTCGTGACACCAGAAGCCATCGTCGGAGTCAAAGTAGCGCAGGAACAAGCGCTTGCCCACAATCTTGGTGACTGTAGCCAGGCGAACCTGTGAGATGCGATCCTTGTCCACGCACTCGAGATTCAGACCGAGACGAAAGCGCGATTGCAAGCTATCGTTGATCTTGTTATAGAAATTGGATGGCAATGTGCGTGCTCCGGACAATCGTCCGACGAGAAAATCCTTCCAATCCTTGTACTTACGCTCGATGGTGCGGGGCGGTATCAATGGCTTACCACGTGTGGCACACCAGCCAACTGAATGGACTTCGGCATTGCAGAGATTCACCCAAAAGTCATGCGAGTCCGTATCGAATCCCTCGTAGCTCATTAGCGCCTTGTAGCCCTTTATCTCGAGTATCGTGGCCACCCAAAATGATGTGGGCGTCTGTCCTGGCTGAATGATCTCAATGTTATCGCAATCGGTGTTTTCCACCTCCACCTTCATGCCAACGCCCAGATTGTCCCACACCTCGTAGCCAGGTGCGTGAGGAAAGCAGGTAACAGGAGCTGCAAAGAAACTCTCCTTTCCCAGTCGTTGTAACCAATCATAGGAGTGCGTCGGATCATACATTCTCCGTCTTATACTTA includes the following:
- the LOC117780417 gene encoding polycomb protein Sfmbt isoform X3, whose protein sequence is MACARGELYSLVLNSKMDAPHTASSSPAPALEMSETTASAALDAVGSIASDQEQEQQLQQQQQQQSDIELTLQAAHIKNANYRFRITDQSKITQLNGFGEPMSLGGDAAANNVQMATDETIAALNGGAVGDAAAPPAEASGSSDGNTFLNAAPTPKALRLFRDVFPQDDLPQIPKYERLPAPCPQMEKILSIRRRMYDPTHSYDWLQRLGKESFFAAPVTCFPHAPGYEVWDNLGVGMKVEVENTDCDNIEIIQPGQTPTSFWVATILEIKGYKALMSYEGFDTDSHDFWVNLCNAEVHSVGWCATRGKPLIPPRTIERKYKDWKDFLVGRLSGARTLPSNFYNKINDSLQSRFRLGLNLECVDKDRISQVRLATVTKIVGKRLFLRYFDSDDGFWCHEDSPIIHPVGWATTVGHNLAAPQDYLERMLAGREAMIEVHEDDATIELFKMNFTFDEYYLDGKTNGFMEGMKLEAVDPLNLSSICPATVMAVLKFGYMMIRIDSYQPDASGSDWFCYHEKSPCIFPAGFCDSNNITVTPPNGYDARTFTWEGYLRDTGALAAGQHLFHRLVPDHGFETGMSLECADLMDPRLVCVATVARVVGRLLKVHFDGWTDEYDQWLDCESADIYPVGWCVLVGHKLEGPPRASHQQVIKPAPKPKVPRKRKTKKGGNGATGAASNKQMPHDNNMQTETAVKPRTIALKTTPHLPKLSIKLELKPEHHNPAFYENNQPEDEDEEDGIAEDDLDGDGSTSHMSEQSTTHSEQLGTMAATAVAGVGAGAAAGANSTVTPITGKTMVKKSSTTKSPAPPTVGRKATSYIANSSVTNSKYIPRLADIDSNEAQLELMPDSWNVYDVSQFLRVNDCTAHCDTFSRNKIDGKRLMQLTKDDIMPLLGMKVGPALKISDLIAQLKCKINPSKARSHKNNKSPFL